The following proteins are encoded in a genomic region of Coffea eugenioides isolate CCC68of chromosome 6, Ceug_1.0, whole genome shotgun sequence:
- the LOC113773711 gene encoding putative disease resistance protein At1g50180, whose translation MAVAAVSFAAETIGNLLIEETKFLQGVSDQVEQLQLELKRMQSFLKDADARQHEEERVKVWISQARDLAYEADDLIERYAFKVASRRRKGIRGITKRCVGILNECYARHTTKTGIQTLKTKISDLTKSFQEYGIAAVMERQDGASSSSHQQLRRTYSHVVEYDFVGLEDDVEMLVKHLLRGSDHDHEIDQHFRVVSICGMGGLGKTTLARKVYNHPEMRRCFDGLAWVCVSQKWQKEDILQRILLSLIPEKRKEILEWRDEELVRQLFQILQNKKCLVVLDDIWATEPWECIKQAFPIRNDGSKILVTSRNKDVALHIDPSGFHHQPRFLSEDESWQLLQRKALRGRFHGEHEDFKKLENLGKEMVKACGGLPLAVIVLSGTLATKKDLNEWATVKRNIKAHLGRGNNLIKEEGNLHKILALSYNDLPYKLKPCFLYLSRYEEDSDIDTETLYQLWIAEGIISTKDQTGEESMMDVAERCLGELVTRCMVQGKAPDDDDVMLSSVGRSFASCRLHDLMRDLSLLKAKEENFLLSMNFYHDGILDEHGNNDHSRVYRLAVHFSKEDVRKYVPPAEKRNTRHLRSLALLVSGYEGRLPKKMKSQFNRFKMLRVLAIEGIRPTFSEAPIHKSVFILVADHLRLPKAIGELIHLRYLSLRGSVFLCLPSSLGNLQNLQTLDLRAGVCRIPNVLWKMRQLRHLYLPANYADRMVGKFNLNLCCKKLRLKGLDKLEILENFCPPTCSSQDISTLKNLRVLSAVVFTGNFDDEYFPVEIHRLMANSDHVRCTSLIIVFNNDITPAVALTKKKLSDAVGQCFSSRNLQLLEVHGPLANFPRYEAQYMYASLLKLKLTTMEIEEDSMETLERLPNLRSLHLRDLNILGKEMRCKATGFGQLRFLRFEFLRNLEKWDVDEGAMPNLSVLTIVYCTKLEMVPNGLRYVKTLKELNIASMPKEFTDRIQAVNGEDKGQDFDKVSHIPTISVRNILS comes from the exons ATGGCTGTGGCGGCTGTCAGTTTTGCTGCGGAAACAATTGGCAACCTGTTGATTGAAGAAACGAAGTTCTTACAAGGGGTGAGTGACCAGGTGGAGCAACTTCAGCTAGAGCTAAAGCGGATGCAATCGTTCTTAAAAGATGCAGATGCAAGGCAACATGAGGAGGAAAGGGTCAAGGTGTGGATTTCACAAGCAAGAGATCTAGCTTATGAGGCCGATGACTTGATTGAAAGATATGCTTTCAAAGTCGCGTCACGAAGGAGGAAAGGCATTAGAGGCATCACAAAGAGATGTGTTGGTATCCTGAATGAGTGCTATGCTAGGCACACCACAAAAACGGGTATTCAGACTCTGAAAACGAAAATCTCTGATCTTACCAAAAGTTTTCAGGAATATGGGATCGCAGCTGTGATGGAAAGACAGGACGGCGCAAGTAGTTCATCGCATCAACAATTGAGGCGGACATATTCCCATGTTGTCGAGTATGACTTTGTTGGATTGGAGGATGATGTTGAGATGCTGGTAAAGCATCTGTTGAGGGGAAGCGATCATGATCATGAGATCGATCAACACTTTAGAGTTGTCTCCATCTGTGGGATGGGTGGCTTGGGAAAGACAACTCTTGCCAGAAAGGTATACAATCACCCTGAAATGAGGCGCTGCTTTGATGGTCTTGCTTGGGTATGTGTCTCGCAAAAGTGGCAAAAGGAAGACATTTTGCAAAGGATCTTGCTAAGCCTAATCccagaaaagagaaaagagataCTGGAGTGGAGGGATGAGGAGCTAGTCAGGCAACTTTTTCAAATCCTGCAAAACAAGAAATGTCTTGTGGTTCTTGATGACATTTGGGCCACAGAACCATGGGAATGTATAAAGCAAGCATTTCCAATTAGGAACGACGGAAGCAAGATCTTGGTTACCTCTCGCAATAAAGATGTGGCTTTGCATATTGATCCCAGTGGTTTTCACCACCAACCGCGCTTTTTAAGTGAGGACGAAAGTTGGCAGCTGCTTCAGAGGAAAGCTTTACGGGGCAGGTTTCATGGAG AACATGAAGATttcaaaaaattggaaaatttaggGAAGGAAATGGTGAAAGCATGTGGGGGTCTTCCATTGGCTGTTATAGTACTCAGCGGAACTCTTGCCACCAAGAAGGACCTGAATGAGTGGGCGACTGTCAAAAGAAACATTAAAGCTCATCTTGGAAGAGGAAACAACTTGatcaaagaagaaggaaatctGCACAAGATTTTAGCTTTAAGCTATAATGACTTACCCTACAAATTGAAGCCTTGCTTCCTTTACTTGAGTAGATATGAAGAAGACTCTGACATAGACACAGAGACATTGTACCAGTTATGGATTGCGGAGGGTATAATATCAACAAAAGATCAGACTGGTGAAGAATCAATGATGGATGTAGCAGAAAGATGCCTGGGAGAATTAGTAACACGGTGCATGGTTCAAGGTAAAGCccctgatgatgatgatgtgaTGCTATCCTCCGTTGGAAGATCATTTGCTTCGTGTCGCCTTCATGACTTAATGAGAGACCTAAGTTTGCTCAAGGCCAAAGAAGAGAATTTCTTGTTATCCATGAACTTTTACCATGATGGAATTCTCGATGAGCATGGCAACAATGATCACTCACGAGTTTACCGTCTAGCCGTCCATTTTTCCAAGGAGGATGTAAGGAAATATGTCCCTCCAGCTGAGAAGAGAAATACTAGGCACCTTAGGTCACTCGCGTTGTTGGTCTCAGGTTATGAAGGGCGTCTTCCTAAGAAAATGAAATCTCAATTCAATCGGTTCAAAATGCTCAGAGTGTTGGCCATTGAAGGGATCCGTCCTACGTTCTCGGAAGCTCCCATACATAAAAGTGTATTTATCCTAGTAGCAGATCACTTGAGGCTCCCAAAAGCTATTGGGGAGCTGATCCACCTGCGATACTTGAGTTTGAGAGGTTCAGTTTTCCTCTGTTTGCCATCGTCCTTGGGCAACTTACAAAACTTGCAGACACTTGATTTACGAGCCGGAGTGTGTAGAATACCTAATGTGCTTTGGAAGATGAGACAGCTTAGGCACTTGTATCTTCCGGCTAATTACGCTGACCGTATGGTGGGCAAGTTTAACTTAAATTTGTGCTGCAAGAAATTGCGACTCAAGGGATTGGACAAGCTAGAGATCCTGGAAAACTTCTGTCCTCCGACTTGTTCATCTCAAGATATATCCACATTGAAGAACCTTCGAGTATTATCCGCCGTGGTGTTCACGGGGAACTTTGATGACGAGTACTTCCCTGTAGAAATCCATAGATTAATGGCAAACTCAGACCACGTGCGTTGCACATCCCTAATTATTGTCTTCAACAATGACATAACACCCGCTGTCGCCTTAACCAAGAAGAAATTGTCAGATGCTGTTGGTCAATGTTTCTCTAGTCGCAATCTTCAACTCCTGGAGGTACATGGTCCACTGGCCAATTTCCCCAGGTACGAAGCACAGTACATGTATGCAAGCCTTCTTAAATTGAAACTAACCACAATGGAGATAGAGGAAGATTCCATGGAAACTCTGGAAAGGCTTCCTAATCTCCGGTCACTCCACTTGCGAGATCTAAATATTCTCGGGAAAGAGATGAGGTGCAAGGCAACAGGTTTTGGCCAACTTAGATTTCTTCGTTTTGAATTTCTACGGAACTTGGAGAAGTGGGATGTTGATGAAGGAGCCATGCCCAACCTTTCGGTCTTGACAATTGTATATTGCACGAAGCTGGAGATGGTTCCCAATGGATTGAGATACGTTAAAACGCTGAAAGAGTTGAACATTGCATCGATGCCAAAGGAATTCACAGATAGAATCCAAGCAGTAAATGGTGAAGATAAGGGACAGGATTTTGACAAAGTCTCCCATATACCCACCATTAGTGTGCGTAATATTTTATCCTGA